One Planctomycetota bacterium DNA window includes the following coding sequences:
- a CDS encoding NADH-quinone oxidoreductase subunit K — translation MVMGVAAAEVAVGLAILIAVFRGRKTVDAGDLRSLQG, via the coding sequence ATGGTGATGGGCGTGGCGGCCGCCGAGGTCGCCGTGGGGCTGGCGATCCTGATCGCCGTCTTCCGGGGGCGAAAGACCGTGGACGCGGGTGATCTGAGGAGCCTCCAGGGATGA